From one Triticum aestivum cultivar Chinese Spring chromosome 4B, IWGSC CS RefSeq v2.1, whole genome shotgun sequence genomic stretch:
- the LOC123090735 gene encoding hydroxyproline O-galactosyltransferase GALT5 isoform X1 — MRRPRRPAAGLRPLLLLLLPAAALLYAAALSLRYPGRPLGPTTVSVALTAAEATGSDVARPRLPTPASPRNRRRLDVSRIDVRALDAGTPLHAAAARAFRDGARLLRDALSASSSSAATPSPCPAPPRCPTSVARPADTLRAAGAPRALALQCGLALGSHVTVVARPRRVPGEGGLAQFAVELRGAGDGDAATTILHLNPRLRGDWSGRPVVELNTRFRGQWGPALRCEGWRRSDEDTVDGLVTCEQWTWNTGGTLEELKSMLLRNRVAGQSSRGLIDWPYPFVEGELFALTISSGLEGYHVQVDGRHVASFPYRVGFDLEDVATVQANGDIEVESMFAGTLPAVHPNILQRNLELLSELKAPPPEEPVELFIGILSAGSHFTERMAVRRSWMSAVRNSSSTMARFFVALNGRREVNEDLKKEADFFGDIIIVPFVDSYDLVVLKTVAICEYAARVVAARYVMKCDDDTFVRLDSVMAEIKKIPEDKSFYMGNMNYYHRPLREGKWAVSYEEWPRDTYPTYADGAGYIVSSDIAGFVASEMEKGRLNLFKMEDVSVGMWVGQLDAGGGTGGVEYVHGAGFCQAGCADDYLTAHYQSPGQMLCLWEKLRQGRPQCCNAG; from the exons ATGCgccggccgcgccgccccgccgccgggctccggccgctgctgctgctgctcctgcccgccgccgcgctcctcTACGCCGCCGCGCTCTCCCTCCGCTACCCCGGCCGCCCCCTCGGCCCCACCACCGTCTCcgtcgccctcaccgccgccgAGGCCACCGGCTCCGACGTCGCCCGTCCGCGGCTCCCCACCCCGGCGTCCCCGCGCAACAGGCGCCGCCTCGACGTCTCCCGGATCGACGTGCGCGCGCTGGACGCCGGCACGCCGCTGCACGCGGCGGCCGCCCGCGCGTTCCGCGACGGCGCACGCCTCCTCCGCGACGCCCTCTCcgcctcctcatcctccgccgcgacgccctccccgtgccccgcgccgccgcggTGCCCGACCTCCGTCGCGCGGCCCGCCGACACGCTCCGGGCCGCCGGCGCGCCCCGCGCCCTCGCCCTGCAATGCGGGCTGGCGCTGGGGTCCCACGTCACGGTGGTGGCCCGGCCGCGGCGGGTGCCCGGCGAAGGCGGCCTGGCGCAGTTCGCGGTGGAGCTGCGGGGCGCGGGGGACGGGGACGCCGCCACCACCATCCTCCACCTCAACCCGCGCCTCCGGGGCGACTGGAGCGGCCGCCCCGTCGTCGAGCTCAACACCCGCTTCCGCGGCCAGTGGGGCCCCGCGCTCCGCTGCGAGGGCTGGCGCCGCTCCGACGAGGACACCG TTGATGGATTGGTGACATGTGAGCAATGGACCTGGAACACTGGTGGTACACTTGAGGAGTTGAAGAGTATGTTGCTGCGTAACCGTGTTGCTGGACAGAGCAGCAGGGGTTTGATAGATTGGCCTTATCCTTTTGTGGAGGGTGAATTATTTGCTCTAACAATAAGCTCCGGCTTGGAAGGTTATCATGTTCAAGTTGATGGGAGGCATGTCGCGTCTTTTCCTTATCGTGTT GGCTTTGACCTCGAGGATGTCGCTACGGTGCAAGCAAATGGTGATATTGAGGTTGAATCAATGTTTGCCGGTACATTACCTGCGGTCCATCCTAACATCTTGCAAAGAAATCTGGAGTTGCTGTCCGAACTGAAAGCCCCTCCACCTGAAGAACCTGTGGAGCTGTTCATAGGCATCCTTTCAGCAGGAAGCCACTTCACCGAGCGCATGGCTGTGAGGAGATCATGGATGTCTGCAGTTCGAAATTCATCAAGTACCATGGCTCGGTTTTTTGTCGCCTTG AATGGAAGAAGGGAAGTTAATGAAGATTTGAAGAAAGAAGCGGATTTCTTCGGGGACATTATCATTGTGCCCTTTGTGGATAGCTACGACCTGGTTGTTCTGAAGACTGTTGCCATCTGCGAGTATGCG GCTCGTGTTGTTGCTGCGAGGTATGTCATGAAGTGCGATGATGATACCTTTGTTAGGCTTGATTCAGTCATGGCTGAAATCAAGAAAATCCCAGAAGATAAAAGCTTCTACATGGGGAACATGAACTACTACCACAGACCACTCCGAGAAGGAAAATGGGCCGTCTCATACGAG GAGTGGCCCAGGGACACCTACCCGACGTACGCCGACGGCGCTGGCTACATTGTTTCTTCCGACATCGCCGGCTTCGTCGCGTCGGAGATGGAGAAGGGCAGGCTGAAT CTGTTCAAGATGGAGGACGTGAGCGTGGGCATGTGGGTGGGGCAGCTcgacgccggcggcggcaccggcggCGTGGAGTACGTCCACGGCGCGGGGTTCTGCCAGGCGGGGTGCGCCGACGACTACCTGACGGCGCACTACCAGTCGCCGGGGCAGATGCTGTGCCTCTGGGAGAAGCTGCGGCAGGGCAGGCCGCAGTGCTGCAACGCCGGATGA
- the LOC123090735 gene encoding hydroxyproline O-galactosyltransferase GALT5 isoform X2 gives MRRPRRPAAGLRPLLLLLLPAAALLYAAALSLRYPGRPLGPTTVSVALTAAEATGSDVARPRLPTPASPRNRRRLDVSRIDVRALDAGTPLHAAAARAFRDGARLLRDALSASSSSAATPSPCPAPPRCPTSVARPADTLRAAGAPRALALQCGLALGSHVTVVARPRRVPGEGGLAQFAVELRGAGDGDAATTILHLNPRLRGDWSGRPVVELNTRFRGQWGPALRCEGWRRSDEDTVDGLVTCEQWTWNTGGTLEELKSMLLRNRVAGQSSRGLIDWPYPFVEGELFALTISSGLEGYHVQVDGRHVASFPYRVGFDLEDVATVQANGDIEVESMFAGTLPAVHPNILQRNLELLSELKAPPPEEPVELFIGILSAGSHFTERMAVRRSWMSAVRNSSSTMARFFVALNGRREVNEDLKKEADFFGDIIIVPFVDSYDLVVLKTVAICEYAARVVAARYVMKCDDDTFVRLDSVMAEIKKIPEDKSFYMGNMNYYHRPLREGKWAVSYEFLDLATQTACSCS, from the exons ATGCgccggccgcgccgccccgccgccgggctccggccgctgctgctgctgctcctgcccgccgccgcgctcctcTACGCCGCCGCGCTCTCCCTCCGCTACCCCGGCCGCCCCCTCGGCCCCACCACCGTCTCcgtcgccctcaccgccgccgAGGCCACCGGCTCCGACGTCGCCCGTCCGCGGCTCCCCACCCCGGCGTCCCCGCGCAACAGGCGCCGCCTCGACGTCTCCCGGATCGACGTGCGCGCGCTGGACGCCGGCACGCCGCTGCACGCGGCGGCCGCCCGCGCGTTCCGCGACGGCGCACGCCTCCTCCGCGACGCCCTCTCcgcctcctcatcctccgccgcgacgccctccccgtgccccgcgccgccgcggTGCCCGACCTCCGTCGCGCGGCCCGCCGACACGCTCCGGGCCGCCGGCGCGCCCCGCGCCCTCGCCCTGCAATGCGGGCTGGCGCTGGGGTCCCACGTCACGGTGGTGGCCCGGCCGCGGCGGGTGCCCGGCGAAGGCGGCCTGGCGCAGTTCGCGGTGGAGCTGCGGGGCGCGGGGGACGGGGACGCCGCCACCACCATCCTCCACCTCAACCCGCGCCTCCGGGGCGACTGGAGCGGCCGCCCCGTCGTCGAGCTCAACACCCGCTTCCGCGGCCAGTGGGGCCCCGCGCTCCGCTGCGAGGGCTGGCGCCGCTCCGACGAGGACACCG TTGATGGATTGGTGACATGTGAGCAATGGACCTGGAACACTGGTGGTACACTTGAGGAGTTGAAGAGTATGTTGCTGCGTAACCGTGTTGCTGGACAGAGCAGCAGGGGTTTGATAGATTGGCCTTATCCTTTTGTGGAGGGTGAATTATTTGCTCTAACAATAAGCTCCGGCTTGGAAGGTTATCATGTTCAAGTTGATGGGAGGCATGTCGCGTCTTTTCCTTATCGTGTT GGCTTTGACCTCGAGGATGTCGCTACGGTGCAAGCAAATGGTGATATTGAGGTTGAATCAATGTTTGCCGGTACATTACCTGCGGTCCATCCTAACATCTTGCAAAGAAATCTGGAGTTGCTGTCCGAACTGAAAGCCCCTCCACCTGAAGAACCTGTGGAGCTGTTCATAGGCATCCTTTCAGCAGGAAGCCACTTCACCGAGCGCATGGCTGTGAGGAGATCATGGATGTCTGCAGTTCGAAATTCATCAAGTACCATGGCTCGGTTTTTTGTCGCCTTG AATGGAAGAAGGGAAGTTAATGAAGATTTGAAGAAAGAAGCGGATTTCTTCGGGGACATTATCATTGTGCCCTTTGTGGATAGCTACGACCTGGTTGTTCTGAAGACTGTTGCCATCTGCGAGTATGCG GCTCGTGTTGTTGCTGCGAGGTATGTCATGAAGTGCGATGATGATACCTTTGTTAGGCTTGATTCAGTCATGGCTGAAATCAAGAAAATCCCAGAAGATAAAAGCTTCTACATGGGGAACATGAACTACTACCACAGACCACTCCGAGAAGGAAAATGGGCCGTCTCATACGAG TTCCTGGACTTAGCAACACAGACAGCGTGTTCATGTTCCTGA